The following are encoded in a window of Oncorhynchus mykiss isolate Arlee chromosome Y, USDA_OmykA_1.1, whole genome shotgun sequence genomic DNA:
- the LOC110509856 gene encoding hamartin isoform X1 has protein sequence MAREQPNVGDLLPLLESSDIHQLEEIKGLINEHLSTERGAMLLNGLVDYFLETNSAQAIHILSSVREPHDKHLLDKMNECMTKQACRLPTLTLLGHVVRKQPSWIHKIARYPLLLSLLKCLKTDLDVVVLITGVLVLITLLPMIPHAGKQHLYEFFDIFGRLASWNLKNPGHISEVYLIHLHASIYSLFHRLYGMYPCNFVSYLRSHYNMKENVDTFEEVVKPMLEHVRIHPELVTGTKDHELDPTRWKKFEIHDIVIECAKVSLDPKEASCEEGYATMPGNFYPHPELRPQESVSSPYTDFHNSYGSSSSTPFSTPRQPLPPPLSLAPLPGTQSLYRSPQTSRSQNSSCELDSTCGVKELWSPSSQCGMATPPSSRGMSPNQELSHSASHLPGPRVHSTSAGGKGTPASSTPATSSPHHTPSDFPIPAPLLSNTTSPPQKDGHPVEAAKPSLVRQEPIRDPEKGGEVINRDGGGGETVSKTLSVFMKDQELQQRTEKEREETAISEELLKITEDMQDLAGLRVFDSPFYHTTETLTGTQEKPLPNPPLGGPVPPQDPHNAVSTSDNALENTQGAIGGGGDSSRGSALDQSWSIEPVCPFSPIQHPLHQSLSALEDEVAKFSGLFSPSRPMKNPSLPYEALFDLALPRAASLFVGRRTSEARGRAALERMCQQQEGLEDREEEEGEGMVNASPLEVLDHLVQQGSDTHDKVLKRLPLPSKSADWTHFGGSAPLDELHTLRSQLLLLHSQLLYERYKREQHAVRNRRLLRRVINATALEEQNNAMKDQLNLQRVDVVTLKESLQVEQQRCRQLWDDRETVVTRLHSQVRQLQQGRDDYYTKNQELQSLLNEYQKKMNDLEADLQRANNKVCHTGHLLNQMTIKLSTSESTQQQMSFLNKQLLLLGEAHKLDVLQQQQHTGSDNTKEAQMVQASWGKEVERLRQSLLQQGQKLEAAQQRVGELETQLTKKEHLIVEQKKFLEDVKGQAKGELQASESRYQAQRRATQLLQTELLHLYSRLEMEGHACLATPSAAGGSSSDPGPPIDSCIMEPDGPVTLGTNEWSDDSRPYQSPRGNGSTLLPGQPKANNPPKAPPVNSASSTQDIPPPLLVEPSFSHPHAPLATPLPPGAVPLTVGSYPSANSFLGMRARELFRNKSESQCDEKPPHLAGLSQGLKTELCVEPLFPPLGNALTCPVSAPVPTPTPTLVPASIVGAPLTVPAKEHPPETRQRAIKQESPTREMGGARGGAVASEAQTRQQQQFRIMDYNETQQEHS, from the exons ATGGCGAGAGAGCAGCCCAACGTAGGggacctcctccctctcctggagTCCTCCGACATCCACCAATTGGAGGAGATTAAAGGCCTTATCAATGAGCATCTCAGCACTG AGCGAGGGGCCATGCTGCTGAATGGACTGGTGGACTACTTCCTGGAGACTAATTCGGCCCAGGCCATTCATATTCTCTCCTCAGTCAGAGAGCCACATGATAAG CACCTACTGGACAAGATGAACGAGTGTATGACCAAACAGGCCTGCCGGCTGCCTACCCTCACCCTGCTAGGCCATGTGGTCCGCAAGCAGCCGTCCTGGATCCACAAGATCGCCCGCTACCCGCTGCTTCTCTCACTGCTTAAATGCCTCAAG ACGGATTTAGACGTGGTGGTCCTCATAACTGGAGTCCTGGTCTTGATCACTCTGCTCCCCATGATCCCCCACGCTGGCAAACAACACCTGTATGAGTTCTTTGACATCTTTGGTCGCCTAGCTTCCTGGAACCTGAAGAACCCAG GGCACATCTCCGAGGTGTACCTCATCCACCTACACGCCAGTATCTACTcgctcttccaccgtctctacggCATGTACCCCTGCAACTTTGTGTCCTACCTGCGCTCCCACTACAACATGAAGGAGAACGTGGACACCTTTGAGGAAGTGGTGAAG CCAATGCTGGAACATGTCCGTATACATCCAGAACTAGTGACTGGAACTAAAGACCATGAGCTTGATCCCACCAG GTGGAAAAAGTTTGAGATTCATGACATCGTTATAGAGTGTGCCAAAGTGTCTCTGGACCCCAAGGAGGCGTCGTGTGAGGAGGGCTATGCGACCATGCCCGGGAACTTCTACCCCCACCCAGAGCTTCGGCCACAAGAGTCCGTCTCCAGCCCCTACACAGACTTCCACAACAGCTACG GAAGCTCCTCTTCAACCCCTTTCTCTACCCCCCGCCAGCCACTGCCACCTCCCCTGTCCCTGGCCCCTCTCCCAGGGACACAGTCCTTGTATCGCAGCCCCCAGACCTCCAGAAGTCAG AACTCTAGCTGTGAACTCGACTCCACCTGTGGGGTAAAGGAACTTTGGAGCCCTTCCTCCCAGTGTGGCATGGCCACGCCCCCTTCCTCTAGGGGCATGTCACCCAACCAAGAGCTCTCCCACAGTGCCTCTCACCTCCCAGGCCCCCGTGTCCACAGCACATCAG CAGGTGGCAAAGGCACGCCTGCCTCCAGCACTCCTGCCACCTCCTCTCCGCACCACACCCCCTCTGATTTCCCTATCCCTGCTCCCCTGCTCTCCAACACCACCAGTCCACCACAGAAG GATGGTCACCCTGTAGAAGCAGCCAAACCCAGCCTGGTGAGGCAGGAACCAATCAGAGATCCTGAAAAGGGGGGAGAAGTCATCAACAGAG atggtggtggtggtgagacCGTTTCCAAGACGCTGTCAGTCTTTATGAAGGATCAGGAGCTTCagcagaggacagagaaggagagggaagaga CTGCCATCTCAGAGGAGCTCCTGAAAATCACGGAGGACATGCAGGACTTGGCCGGCCTGAGGGTCTTTGATTCCCCGTTCTACCACACCACCGAGACCCTGACAGGTACCCAGGAGAAGCCCCTGCCCAACCCCCCACTGGGCGGCCCCGTGCCGCCCCAGGATCCCCACAATGCTGTGTCGACCTCAGACAATGCATTGGAGAATACCCAGGGGGCTATTGGTGGAGGTGGGGACAGTAGTAGGGGCTCGGCCCTGGACCAGTCCTGGTCTATTGAACCCGTGTGTCCTTTCAGCCCTATCCAACACCCTCTCCACCAGAGCCTCTCTGCCCTGGAGGACGAGGTGGCCAAGTTCAGTGGCCTTTTCTCGCCAAGCCGCCCAATGAAGAACCCCTCCCTGCCCTACGAGGCCCTGTTTGACCTAGCTCTGCCCCGGGCTGCATCCCTCTTCGTTGGGAGGAGGACGTCGGAAGCCCGGGGCAGAGCTGCCCTGGAGAGGATGTGCCagcagcaggagggactggaggacagggaggaggaggagggcgaggGGATGGTGAATGCTTCCCCCCTGGAGGTGCTAGATCACCTTGTTCAGCAGGGCAGCGACACCCACGACAAGGTGCTCAAGAG ATTACCTTTGCCAAGCAAGTCAGCTGACTGGACACATTTTGGAG GCTCTGCTCCGCTGGACGAGCTGCACACGTTGCGTAGCCAGCTGCTCCTGCTGCACAGCCAGCTGCTGTACGAGCGCTACAAGAGGGAGCAGCACGCCGTCCGCAACCGACGTCTACTGCGCCGCGTCATCAACGCCACTGCACTGGAAGAGCAGAACAACGCTATG AAGGACCAGCTAAACCTGCAGCGTGTGGACGTGGTGACtctgaaggagagtctgcaggtgGAGCAGCAGCGCTGCAGACAGCTGTGGGACGACCGAGAGACCGTGGTCACCAGACTACACAGCCAGGTCCGCCAGCTACAACAGGGCCGGGACGACTACTACACCAAGAACCAGGAGCTGCAG AGTCTGTTGAATGAGTATCAGAAGAAGATGAATGACCTGGAGGCAGATCTACAGAGAGCCAACAACAAGGTGTGTCACACAGGGCACCTTCTCAACCAGATGACCATCAAG CTGAGCACCAGTGAGAGCACCCAGCAGCAGATGAGTTTCTTGAACAAGCAGCTGCTGCTCCTGGGGGAGGCCCACAAGCTGGATgtactgcagcagcagcagcacacgGGATCAGACAACACCAAG GAGGCCCAGATGGTGCAGGCGTCCTGGGGGAAGGAGGTTGAGCGGCTGAGGCAAAGCCTGCTGCAGCAGGGCCAGAAGCTGGAGGCAGCGCAGCAGAGAGTGGGCGAGCTGGAGACTCAGCTCACCAAGAAGGAACACCTCATCGTGGAGCAGAAGAAGTTCCTGGAGGATGTCAAGGGCCAGGCCAA GGGCGAGCTGCAGGCGTCAGAGAGCAGGTACCAGGCCCAGAGGAGAGCGACGCAGCTCCTGCAAACGGAGCTGCTGCACCTCTATAGCAGACTAGAGATGGAGGGTCATGCCTGCCTTGCCACACCCTCAGCAGCAGGGGGCAGCAGTTCCGATCCTGGCCCTCCTATAGACTCTTG TATCATGGAACCAGATGGACCTGTCACATTGGGGACCAATGAGTGGTCTGATGACAGCAGACCATATCAGTCCCCACGGGGCAACGGCAGCACTTTATTGCCAGGGCAACCAAAGGCGAACAACCCTCCTAAAGCTCCCCCTGTCAACTCTGCCAGCAGCACCCAGGACATCCCCCCGCCTCTCCTTGTGGAGCCCTCTTTTTCCCATCCCCATGCCCCGCTGGCCACCCCGCTGCCCCCTGGCGCCGTCCCCCTCACCGTTGGCTCCTACCCCAGCGCCAACAGCTTCCTGGGCATGAGGGCGCGGGAGCTGTTCCGGAACAAGAGCGAAAGCCAGTGTGACGAGAAGCCCCCCCACCTGGCCGGCCTTTCACAGGGCCTGAAGACTGAGCTGTGTGTGGAGCCCTTATTTCCCCCACTGGGGAATGCTCTGACATGtcctgtctctgcccctgtcccaacccctacccctacccttgTCCCTGCCTCTATAGTAGGGGCCCCTCTCACTGTGCCTGCCAAGGAGCACCCACCTGAAACCAGGCAAAGGGCTATCAAGCAGGAGAGTCCTACGAGGGAAATGGGAGGAGCAAGGGGAGGGGCAGTGGCCAGCGAAGCACAAACCAGACAGCAACAGCAATTTAGGATCATGGACTACAACGAAACACAACAAGAGCACAGTTAA
- the LOC110509856 gene encoding hamartin isoform X2 produces MAREQPNVGDLLPLLESSDIHQLEEIKGLINEHLSTERGAMLLNGLVDYFLETNSAQAIHILSSVREPHDKHLLDKMNECMTKQACRLPTLTLLGHVVRKQPSWIHKIARYPLLLSLLKCLKTDLDVVVLITGVLVLITLLPMIPHAGKQHLYEFFDIFGRLASWNLKNPGHISEVYLIHLHASIYSLFHRLYGMYPCNFVSYLRSHYNMKENVDTFEEVVKPMLEHVRIHPELVTGTKDHELDPTRWKKFEIHDIVIECAKVSLDPKEASCEEGYATMPGNFYPHPELRPQESVSSPYTDFHNSYGSSSSTPFSTPRQPLPPPLSLAPLPGTQSLYRSPQTSRSQNSSCELDSTCGVKELWSPSSQCGMATPPSSRGMSPNQELSHSASHLPGPRVHSTSGGKGTPASSTPATSSPHHTPSDFPIPAPLLSNTTSPPQKDGHPVEAAKPSLVRQEPIRDPEKGGEVINRDGGGGETVSKTLSVFMKDQELQQRTEKEREETAISEELLKITEDMQDLAGLRVFDSPFYHTTETLTGTQEKPLPNPPLGGPVPPQDPHNAVSTSDNALENTQGAIGGGGDSSRGSALDQSWSIEPVCPFSPIQHPLHQSLSALEDEVAKFSGLFSPSRPMKNPSLPYEALFDLALPRAASLFVGRRTSEARGRAALERMCQQQEGLEDREEEEGEGMVNASPLEVLDHLVQQGSDTHDKVLKRLPLPSKSADWTHFGGSAPLDELHTLRSQLLLLHSQLLYERYKREQHAVRNRRLLRRVINATALEEQNNAMKDQLNLQRVDVVTLKESLQVEQQRCRQLWDDRETVVTRLHSQVRQLQQGRDDYYTKNQELQSLLNEYQKKMNDLEADLQRANNKVCHTGHLLNQMTIKLSTSESTQQQMSFLNKQLLLLGEAHKLDVLQQQQHTGSDNTKEAQMVQASWGKEVERLRQSLLQQGQKLEAAQQRVGELETQLTKKEHLIVEQKKFLEDVKGQAKGELQASESRYQAQRRATQLLQTELLHLYSRLEMEGHACLATPSAAGGSSSDPGPPIDSCIMEPDGPVTLGTNEWSDDSRPYQSPRGNGSTLLPGQPKANNPPKAPPVNSASSTQDIPPPLLVEPSFSHPHAPLATPLPPGAVPLTVGSYPSANSFLGMRARELFRNKSESQCDEKPPHLAGLSQGLKTELCVEPLFPPLGNALTCPVSAPVPTPTPTLVPASIVGAPLTVPAKEHPPETRQRAIKQESPTREMGGARGGAVASEAQTRQQQQFRIMDYNETQQEHS; encoded by the exons ATGGCGAGAGAGCAGCCCAACGTAGGggacctcctccctctcctggagTCCTCCGACATCCACCAATTGGAGGAGATTAAAGGCCTTATCAATGAGCATCTCAGCACTG AGCGAGGGGCCATGCTGCTGAATGGACTGGTGGACTACTTCCTGGAGACTAATTCGGCCCAGGCCATTCATATTCTCTCCTCAGTCAGAGAGCCACATGATAAG CACCTACTGGACAAGATGAACGAGTGTATGACCAAACAGGCCTGCCGGCTGCCTACCCTCACCCTGCTAGGCCATGTGGTCCGCAAGCAGCCGTCCTGGATCCACAAGATCGCCCGCTACCCGCTGCTTCTCTCACTGCTTAAATGCCTCAAG ACGGATTTAGACGTGGTGGTCCTCATAACTGGAGTCCTGGTCTTGATCACTCTGCTCCCCATGATCCCCCACGCTGGCAAACAACACCTGTATGAGTTCTTTGACATCTTTGGTCGCCTAGCTTCCTGGAACCTGAAGAACCCAG GGCACATCTCCGAGGTGTACCTCATCCACCTACACGCCAGTATCTACTcgctcttccaccgtctctacggCATGTACCCCTGCAACTTTGTGTCCTACCTGCGCTCCCACTACAACATGAAGGAGAACGTGGACACCTTTGAGGAAGTGGTGAAG CCAATGCTGGAACATGTCCGTATACATCCAGAACTAGTGACTGGAACTAAAGACCATGAGCTTGATCCCACCAG GTGGAAAAAGTTTGAGATTCATGACATCGTTATAGAGTGTGCCAAAGTGTCTCTGGACCCCAAGGAGGCGTCGTGTGAGGAGGGCTATGCGACCATGCCCGGGAACTTCTACCCCCACCCAGAGCTTCGGCCACAAGAGTCCGTCTCCAGCCCCTACACAGACTTCCACAACAGCTACG GAAGCTCCTCTTCAACCCCTTTCTCTACCCCCCGCCAGCCACTGCCACCTCCCCTGTCCCTGGCCCCTCTCCCAGGGACACAGTCCTTGTATCGCAGCCCCCAGACCTCCAGAAGTCAG AACTCTAGCTGTGAACTCGACTCCACCTGTGGGGTAAAGGAACTTTGGAGCCCTTCCTCCCAGTGTGGCATGGCCACGCCCCCTTCCTCTAGGGGCATGTCACCCAACCAAGAGCTCTCCCACAGTGCCTCTCACCTCCCAGGCCCCCGTGTCCACAGCACATCAG GTGGCAAAGGCACGCCTGCCTCCAGCACTCCTGCCACCTCCTCTCCGCACCACACCCCCTCTGATTTCCCTATCCCTGCTCCCCTGCTCTCCAACACCACCAGTCCACCACAGAAG GATGGTCACCCTGTAGAAGCAGCCAAACCCAGCCTGGTGAGGCAGGAACCAATCAGAGATCCTGAAAAGGGGGGAGAAGTCATCAACAGAG atggtggtggtggtgagacCGTTTCCAAGACGCTGTCAGTCTTTATGAAGGATCAGGAGCTTCagcagaggacagagaaggagagggaagaga CTGCCATCTCAGAGGAGCTCCTGAAAATCACGGAGGACATGCAGGACTTGGCCGGCCTGAGGGTCTTTGATTCCCCGTTCTACCACACCACCGAGACCCTGACAGGTACCCAGGAGAAGCCCCTGCCCAACCCCCCACTGGGCGGCCCCGTGCCGCCCCAGGATCCCCACAATGCTGTGTCGACCTCAGACAATGCATTGGAGAATACCCAGGGGGCTATTGGTGGAGGTGGGGACAGTAGTAGGGGCTCGGCCCTGGACCAGTCCTGGTCTATTGAACCCGTGTGTCCTTTCAGCCCTATCCAACACCCTCTCCACCAGAGCCTCTCTGCCCTGGAGGACGAGGTGGCCAAGTTCAGTGGCCTTTTCTCGCCAAGCCGCCCAATGAAGAACCCCTCCCTGCCCTACGAGGCCCTGTTTGACCTAGCTCTGCCCCGGGCTGCATCCCTCTTCGTTGGGAGGAGGACGTCGGAAGCCCGGGGCAGAGCTGCCCTGGAGAGGATGTGCCagcagcaggagggactggaggacagggaggaggaggagggcgaggGGATGGTGAATGCTTCCCCCCTGGAGGTGCTAGATCACCTTGTTCAGCAGGGCAGCGACACCCACGACAAGGTGCTCAAGAG ATTACCTTTGCCAAGCAAGTCAGCTGACTGGACACATTTTGGAG GCTCTGCTCCGCTGGACGAGCTGCACACGTTGCGTAGCCAGCTGCTCCTGCTGCACAGCCAGCTGCTGTACGAGCGCTACAAGAGGGAGCAGCACGCCGTCCGCAACCGACGTCTACTGCGCCGCGTCATCAACGCCACTGCACTGGAAGAGCAGAACAACGCTATG AAGGACCAGCTAAACCTGCAGCGTGTGGACGTGGTGACtctgaaggagagtctgcaggtgGAGCAGCAGCGCTGCAGACAGCTGTGGGACGACCGAGAGACCGTGGTCACCAGACTACACAGCCAGGTCCGCCAGCTACAACAGGGCCGGGACGACTACTACACCAAGAACCAGGAGCTGCAG AGTCTGTTGAATGAGTATCAGAAGAAGATGAATGACCTGGAGGCAGATCTACAGAGAGCCAACAACAAGGTGTGTCACACAGGGCACCTTCTCAACCAGATGACCATCAAG CTGAGCACCAGTGAGAGCACCCAGCAGCAGATGAGTTTCTTGAACAAGCAGCTGCTGCTCCTGGGGGAGGCCCACAAGCTGGATgtactgcagcagcagcagcacacgGGATCAGACAACACCAAG GAGGCCCAGATGGTGCAGGCGTCCTGGGGGAAGGAGGTTGAGCGGCTGAGGCAAAGCCTGCTGCAGCAGGGCCAGAAGCTGGAGGCAGCGCAGCAGAGAGTGGGCGAGCTGGAGACTCAGCTCACCAAGAAGGAACACCTCATCGTGGAGCAGAAGAAGTTCCTGGAGGATGTCAAGGGCCAGGCCAA GGGCGAGCTGCAGGCGTCAGAGAGCAGGTACCAGGCCCAGAGGAGAGCGACGCAGCTCCTGCAAACGGAGCTGCTGCACCTCTATAGCAGACTAGAGATGGAGGGTCATGCCTGCCTTGCCACACCCTCAGCAGCAGGGGGCAGCAGTTCCGATCCTGGCCCTCCTATAGACTCTTG TATCATGGAACCAGATGGACCTGTCACATTGGGGACCAATGAGTGGTCTGATGACAGCAGACCATATCAGTCCCCACGGGGCAACGGCAGCACTTTATTGCCAGGGCAACCAAAGGCGAACAACCCTCCTAAAGCTCCCCCTGTCAACTCTGCCAGCAGCACCCAGGACATCCCCCCGCCTCTCCTTGTGGAGCCCTCTTTTTCCCATCCCCATGCCCCGCTGGCCACCCCGCTGCCCCCTGGCGCCGTCCCCCTCACCGTTGGCTCCTACCCCAGCGCCAACAGCTTCCTGGGCATGAGGGCGCGGGAGCTGTTCCGGAACAAGAGCGAAAGCCAGTGTGACGAGAAGCCCCCCCACCTGGCCGGCCTTTCACAGGGCCTGAAGACTGAGCTGTGTGTGGAGCCCTTATTTCCCCCACTGGGGAATGCTCTGACATGtcctgtctctgcccctgtcccaacccctacccctacccttgTCCCTGCCTCTATAGTAGGGGCCCCTCTCACTGTGCCTGCCAAGGAGCACCCACCTGAAACCAGGCAAAGGGCTATCAAGCAGGAGAGTCCTACGAGGGAAATGGGAGGAGCAAGGGGAGGGGCAGTGGCCAGCGAAGCACAAACCAGACAGCAACAGCAATTTAGGATCATGGACTACAACGAAACACAACAAGAGCACAGTTAA